The proteins below come from a single Holdemania massiliensis genomic window:
- the ligA gene encoding NAD-dependent DNA ligase LigA encodes MSEERVLALRRQLNQYNYEYHVLDHPTVSDAEYDRLMRELITLEEQHPELFDPNSPTQRVGGQVLDEFNKITHKRPMLSLGDVFSREELFEFARKAEAEVGPVDYCCECKIDGLAMSLNYQHGRFQYAVTRGDGVVGEDVTHNVRTIKSIPMEIDYEGELEVRGEVYMPKASFQRLNEKRREMGEEEFANPRNAAAGSIRQLDSKIAASRGLDALWYHVPQGPQLGHHQHLESLAFIQTLGFRTNPLNRLCHNIEEVWQFVEDLTLMRSDLPYEIDGIVIKVNDYAKQQQLGFTAKTPKWAIAYKFPAEQAVTRLENIFVTVGRTGKITPNAQLTPVRLAGTSVGFAQLHDEDMIRDKDIRIGDYVIVHKAGDIIPEIVASVPEKRDGTQIPYEFPKTCPVCGMPLVRYPDEAHHFCINNDCPARVVESIAHFCSRDAMNIDGLGVKRVELFHAQGWLNTVEDIYNLKHHYQEILQTPKMGKKSADNLLEAIENSKQNSLEKLLYGLGIRQIGEKAAKILAYRFETMQALMNATYEELEEIKDIGAITAQTVLDFFHDEANQHLIEALIEHGLNMICLKEEQVETMFTGKTVVLTGTLSTMTRPEAQAILEHLGATVSGSVSKRTDYVIYGENAGSKLTKAQSLGVATMPESEWLEEVNRYAE; translated from the coding sequence ATGAGCGAAGAACGCGTTCTTGCGCTGCGCAGGCAGCTGAATCAATATAACTATGAATATCATGTGCTGGACCATCCGACCGTCAGCGATGCGGAGTACGACCGGTTAATGCGGGAGCTGATCACTTTGGAAGAGCAGCACCCGGAACTCTTTGACCCCAACTCTCCCACCCAGCGGGTCGGCGGTCAGGTACTGGATGAATTTAATAAGATTACACACAAGCGCCCGATGCTTTCGTTGGGCGACGTTTTCAGCCGGGAAGAACTTTTTGAATTCGCCCGCAAAGCAGAGGCCGAAGTCGGACCTGTGGATTATTGCTGCGAATGCAAGATCGACGGCCTGGCGATGTCGCTTAATTATCAGCACGGCCGTTTCCAATACGCTGTGACCCGCGGCGATGGGGTTGTCGGTGAAGATGTCACGCACAATGTCCGCACGATCAAATCGATTCCCATGGAGATTGACTATGAGGGCGAACTGGAGGTGCGCGGTGAGGTTTATATGCCAAAGGCCAGCTTTCAGCGGTTAAATGAGAAACGCCGCGAAATGGGTGAGGAAGAATTCGCTAATCCGCGCAATGCAGCAGCCGGCTCGATCCGGCAGCTGGATTCCAAAATCGCGGCTTCCCGCGGCTTGGACGCTTTGTGGTACCATGTACCGCAGGGGCCGCAGTTAGGTCATCATCAGCATCTGGAATCGCTTGCGTTCATTCAAACGCTGGGATTCCGAACGAATCCGCTGAACCGGCTTTGTCACAACATTGAGGAGGTCTGGCAGTTTGTCGAAGATCTGACGCTGATGCGCAGTGATCTGCCCTATGAAATTGACGGTATTGTCATTAAGGTCAACGATTATGCCAAGCAGCAGCAGTTGGGCTTCACCGCGAAAACGCCGAAATGGGCGATAGCCTATAAATTTCCGGCAGAACAGGCCGTAACCCGATTGGAAAATATTTTTGTGACGGTCGGGCGAACGGGGAAAATTACGCCGAATGCTCAGCTGACGCCGGTGCGTCTGGCCGGAACAAGCGTGGGTTTTGCGCAGCTGCACGATGAAGATATGATCCGGGATAAAGACATTCGGATCGGAGATTATGTCATCGTTCACAAAGCCGGAGACATCATTCCGGAAATTGTAGCCAGCGTTCCTGAAAAGCGCGATGGTACGCAGATTCCTTATGAATTTCCCAAGACCTGCCCGGTCTGCGGGATGCCGTTAGTCCGTTATCCGGACGAAGCACATCACTTCTGTATCAATAACGACTGTCCGGCGCGGGTTGTTGAATCCATCGCCCATTTCTGCAGCCGGGACGCGATGAATATCGACGGCTTAGGCGTTAAGCGCGTTGAGCTGTTCCATGCACAGGGGTGGCTGAATACCGTTGAGGATATCTATAATCTCAAACACCATTACCAAGAAATACTCCAAACCCCGAAGATGGGGAAAAAGAGTGCTGACAATCTGTTGGAGGCGATCGAAAATTCCAAGCAAAATTCGCTGGAGAAACTGCTGTATGGATTGGGGATTCGCCAGATCGGTGAGAAAGCCGCAAAGATTCTGGCCTATCGTTTTGAGACCATGCAGGCTTTGATGAACGCGACGTATGAAGAACTGGAAGAAATCAAGGATATCGGGGCCATTACCGCTCAGACGGTGTTGGATTTCTTTCACGATGAAGCGAATCAGCATCTGATTGAGGCCTTGATCGAACATGGTCTGAATATGATCTGCCTGAAAGAGGAACAGGTAGAAACGATGTTTACCGGCAAGACGGTCGTCTTGACGGGCACGCTGTCCACGATGACCCGTCCGGAAGCTCAGGCGATATTGGAGCATCTGGGCGCAACAGTTTCCGGCAGCGTCTCCAAGCGTACCGATTATGTCATCTATGGTGAAAATGCTGGTTCCAAATTGACTAAAGCCCAAAGCTTAGGCGTAGCCACGATGCCAGAGAGTGAATGGCTGGAAGAGGTAAACCGGTATGCGGAATAA